The following are from one region of the Chitinophagales bacterium genome:
- a CDS encoding epoxide hydrolase: MHPDPLLTWLQGGFFFPYKNYKVFYRQQGEGPSVVLLHGFPAASWYWHKIWNELTRHARLLAPDLLGFGFSDKPPDYAYSIADQADVIEYLVSEVGKVDFHLLAHDYGAAVALELVARLQEKKAQKKSYFRIQSVCLLNACLFNEDCQLPRMHSLMASTFGSLAPRQLARALMNQQCRLYAPPHQPTPQERSCFLQLLQHNNGFQVMPLLSRYVYEQNTLAGKWKSALKELDIPLQLIWGTDDPMVGTKAAATLKQLNPRLKIILLDNTGHFPHLETPEKVIEHYTRFLSRKF; this comes from the coding sequence ATGCACCCTGACCCGCTGCTTACATGGCTGCAAGGTGGTTTTTTCTTTCCTTACAAAAATTACAAAGTTTTTTACCGGCAGCAAGGCGAAGGTCCAAGTGTGGTGCTGCTACATGGATTTCCGGCTGCCTCCTGGTACTGGCACAAAATATGGAATGAGCTCACCCGGCATGCCCGTCTTCTTGCTCCTGACCTGCTCGGATTCGGATTTTCAGACAAGCCCCCTGACTACGCTTACTCTATAGCCGATCAAGCTGATGTGATTGAATATCTGGTTTCAGAAGTTGGCAAAGTGGATTTTCACCTTCTTGCGCATGACTATGGAGCAGCGGTAGCGCTGGAGTTGGTTGCCCGCCTGCAGGAGAAGAAGGCACAGAAGAAATCTTATTTCCGCATACAATCGGTTTGCCTGCTTAATGCCTGCCTGTTCAATGAAGACTGCCAGTTACCGCGTATGCATTCTCTGATGGCAAGCACATTCGGCTCACTGGCGCCTCGGCAGCTCGCCCGGGCGCTGATGAATCAGCAATGCCGTCTGTATGCGCCCCCTCACCAACCTACCCCCCAGGAACGCTCCTGCTTTCTGCAGCTTTTGCAACACAATAATGGTTTTCAGGTAATGCCGCTTCTGAGCCGTTATGTGTACGAGCAGAATACACTTGCCGGGAAATGGAAAAGTGCCCTTAAAGAATTGGATATCCCTCTTCAGCTGATATGGGGGACCGATGACCCTATGGTCGGTACAAAAGCCGCTGCCACCCTCAAACAGCTAAACCCCCGCTTGAAAATCATCCTGCTTGACAATACCGGTCATTTCCCGCATCTGGAAACGCCCGAAAAGGTGATTGAGCATTACACCAGATTCTTATCACGCAAATTCTGA
- a CDS encoding hypothetical protein (possible pseudo, frameshifted) yields MPDARIVVVATHDPIATEMIVSAVRKLSPVVRIIVRTRFMHEIDELRKLGANEVIPEEFETSIEIFTRVLRYYLVPEEEIDAFVNQIRNENYEMLRRRATGRFDHVMPFLSVMEVVTLRVPADSPWVGRTIGELKLRNIYGITILAIKRGGRYIHHPDANDVVKAEDVLVVIGLPEDIKKIGPFIQNLRDKNLV; encoded by the coding sequence GTGCCGGATGCCCGCATTGTGGTTGTGGCGACACATGATCCCATAGCAACCGAGATGATTGTTTCAGCGGTTCGCAAGCTCAGTCCGGTTGTCCGCATTATCGTCAGAACACGCTTCATGCATGAAATAGATGAGCTACGCAAACTCGGAGCCAATGAGGTGATACCTGAGGAATTTGAAACATCTATAGAAATTTTTACTCGTGTGCTTCGCTACTATCTTGTGCCGGAAGAGGAAATAGACGCATTTGTAAATCAGATAAGAAATGAAAACTATGAAATGCTACGCAGGAGAGCTACCGGCCGCTTTGATCATGTCATGCCTTTTTTATCTGTGATGGAAGTAGTTACCCTGCGTGTGCCTGCGGATTCGCCATGGGTGGGTCGCACAATAGGAGAACTGAAACTGCGGAATATTTACGGCATTACCATTCTTGCAATCAAGCGAGGGGGCAGGTATATTCATCATCCTGACGCCAACGATGTGGTAAAGGCCGAAGATGTGCTGGTAGTGATAGGTCTTCCGGAAGATATTAAAAAGATAGGACCATTTATTCAGAATTTGCGTGATAAGAATCTGGTGTAA
- a CDS encoding hypothetical protein (possible pseudo, frameshifted), with product MTDITVVLTMAAVVLYICIKLKIPAIVAFLLAGMLAGPSGFRLVTDMHQVEVLAEVGVLLLLFTIGIEFSLEKLISSRRYVIVGGTLQMLLTIVAFLGIGMAMGIPWNQSLFIGFLFSLSSTAIVLQLFQESNQIESLYGKVALSVLIFQDIAIVPLILILPWIAGKEFVIYDLLKLLGGLVIVTVVLIGSRKVMPKLISQVVHTRNRDLFLLFIIVVCFITALLTYQTGLSLALGAFLAGLMISESEFSYEALSSVLPLKKIFTSIFFISVGMLLDLNVLVDHPVKVLVYALAVMVVKVAIVLLVGLILRLPYRSVWITALALCQVGEFAFILSQQGANFSLLDDQLSQLFLSVSVISMGLSPFIIQYAPKIAARLVRNSFSDSMQGFSENSDSRHAVNMKDHVVIIGYGMNGRNVARAAREANIPHVIVDFNPETYRKEKAQTRKLYIWRCYQSRYAAPGQCAGCPHCGCGDT from the coding sequence ATGACAGATATCACGGTGGTTCTGACAATGGCCGCAGTGGTGCTCTACATCTGCATCAAGCTAAAGATTCCGGCCATTGTAGCTTTTTTGCTGGCTGGCATGCTGGCTGGTCCATCCGGGTTCAGGTTGGTTACGGATATGCATCAGGTAGAAGTGCTGGCCGAAGTCGGGGTGTTGCTGTTGTTATTTACTATCGGCATAGAGTTTTCGTTGGAAAAGCTCATCAGCTCAAGGCGCTATGTCATAGTAGGAGGTACATTGCAGATGTTACTCACGATTGTGGCCTTTTTGGGTATTGGCATGGCTATGGGTATTCCGTGGAATCAGTCTTTGTTTATTGGTTTTCTTTTTTCCCTGAGCAGTACGGCTATTGTGCTGCAGCTTTTTCAGGAAAGCAATCAAATAGAATCTTTGTATGGGAAGGTAGCGCTATCGGTATTGATATTTCAGGATATCGCTATTGTGCCGCTTATTTTGATACTTCCATGGATAGCCGGGAAAGAATTTGTCATCTATGATTTGCTCAAGCTCCTTGGCGGGTTGGTTATTGTTACGGTGGTTTTAATTGGTTCGCGCAAGGTAATGCCGAAGCTCATCAGTCAGGTGGTGCATACGCGAAACAGAGATTTGTTTCTTTTGTTCATCATTGTAGTGTGTTTCATCACGGCACTGCTTACCTATCAAACAGGTTTGTCTCTGGCGCTGGGTGCTTTTCTGGCTGGATTGATGATTTCCGAATCGGAATTCAGCTATGAAGCCCTCAGCAGCGTTTTGCCACTTAAAAAAATCTTTACCAGTATATTCTTCATTTCTGTGGGGATGCTGCTGGATTTAAATGTATTGGTTGATCATCCTGTGAAGGTTTTGGTGTATGCCTTGGCAGTTATGGTTGTCAAAGTAGCCATTGTGCTGCTGGTAGGCTTGATTCTCAGGCTTCCTTACCGCTCGGTATGGATTACGGCTCTTGCTTTGTGTCAGGTAGGGGAGTTTGCTTTCATCCTGTCACAGCAGGGTGCCAATTTTAGCTTGCTGGATGATCAGCTTTCACAGCTGTTTCTATCAGTGTCGGTTATTTCTATGGGATTATCCCCATTTATCATTCAGTATGCACCGAAGATTGCTGCCCGATTGGTACGCAATTCGTTTTCCGATAGTATGCAAGGTTTTTCTGAAAACAGTGATTCCCGTCATGCTGTAAATATGAAAGATCACGTGGTCATCATTGGCTATGGAATGAATGGGAGAAATGTGGCGCGGGCTGCAAGGGAGGCCAATATTCCTCACGTGATAGTGGATTTTAATCCCGAAACCTACAGAAAAGAGAAAGCTCAGACGCGAAAACTTTATATATGGAGATGCTACCAATCCCGATACGCTGCTCCGGGCCAATGTGCCGGATGCCCGCATTGTGGTTGTGGCGACACATGA
- a CDS encoding outer membrane protein: protein MWILLILCTSVHAQERWSLKQCITYALEHHLSNAIYKGNEEKARLMILENIGLYLPQISSNVTFDNNFKQQTVVLPENLAGLPINDREVRFGTQFVTTASVTLEQALFDRVLLASFRAKKPSLEVASLYYQQNQENLIYNTTQAYLQVYIADAHIKLLQQNQEKYRKLLEIVKLQADQGLVKKTDVSKLTVALNNIQAQLRMAESSRALAMNSLKNAMGMESDQELLLEDSILFHPEPLEQLTSDFDAGSKTEALIQKKNLLLLDVQRKRILGGYYPRLSFYAQYGAQAFAEDFSRLFHNWYDYSALGLKLQIPLFDSFQKAAQARQAAINLRNAVLSLQLSEAGYRLQFDNAVLQAQKARINLDDTRANTELARSIFDQASLQYQQGIAPLSELLGAETALKEAQSNYLLALLAYYSAILDLQKSKGTLLSFYQNL, encoded by the coding sequence ATGTGGATTTTGCTCATTCTGTGCACCTCTGTGCATGCGCAGGAGCGTTGGAGCCTGAAACAATGCATTACATACGCCCTTGAGCATCATTTAAGTAATGCTATTTATAAAGGTAATGAAGAAAAGGCACGCCTGATGATCCTGGAGAACATTGGCCTCTACCTGCCTCAAATAAGTAGCAACGTTACTTTTGATAACAATTTCAAACAACAAACGGTAGTACTCCCGGAAAATCTGGCCGGCTTACCCATAAATGATCGCGAAGTCAGGTTCGGAACCCAGTTTGTTACCACAGCATCGGTAACGCTGGAGCAGGCTCTCTTTGATCGCGTGCTGCTGGCCAGCTTCAGAGCAAAAAAACCCAGCCTGGAAGTAGCCAGCCTGTATTATCAGCAAAATCAGGAAAACCTGATTTACAACACCACGCAGGCTTATCTGCAAGTGTACATTGCAGATGCCCATATCAAGCTGTTGCAGCAAAACCAGGAAAAGTATCGCAAACTCCTGGAAATTGTAAAATTGCAGGCCGATCAGGGCCTGGTAAAGAAAACCGATGTCAGCAAGCTGACCGTTGCACTCAACAACATACAGGCACAACTCCGCATGGCCGAAAGCAGCCGCGCTCTGGCCATGAATAGCCTCAAAAATGCCATGGGTATGGAATCCGACCAGGAATTATTGCTTGAAGACTCCATATTATTTCATCCCGAACCTCTGGAGCAATTAACCAGCGACTTTGATGCAGGCAGCAAAACAGAAGCGCTGATTCAGAAAAAGAACCTCTTGCTGCTGGATGTACAACGAAAAAGAATTCTGGGGGGGTATTATCCGCGATTGTCCTTTTATGCCCAATATGGGGCTCAGGCATTTGCAGAAGATTTTTCCCGATTGTTCCACAACTGGTATGACTATTCAGCGCTTGGACTCAAACTGCAAATACCCCTTTTTGACAGTTTTCAGAAAGCTGCGCAGGCCCGGCAGGCAGCTATTAACCTTCGCAATGCCGTCCTTAGCCTGCAACTTAGTGAAGCCGGATATCGTCTGCAATTTGACAACGCTGTGCTCCAGGCTCAGAAAGCCCGTATTAACCTGGATGACACACGTGCAAATACCGAACTTGCCCGTAGCATATTTGACCAAGCCTCACTCCAATATCAGCAGGGCATTGCACCCTTGTCTGAACTGCTGGGCGCTGAAACCGCTCTCAAAGAAGCTCAGTCAAACTATTTACTGGCACTGCTGGCCTACTATTCCGCCATTCTTGACCTGCAGAAATCAAAAGGCACCCTCCTTTCCTTTTATCAAAATCTGTAA
- a CDS encoding MexH family multidrug efflux RND transporter periplasmic adaptor subunit, which translates to MNKHIVAILLLAAVAIGIAMKLYSNKKILNEKKNPPSSTLLINVTAEPVLKKPASGQLKKSGVLKAFKEVDISSTAAGKIEAIDFEPGMRVKEGQIIAHIDCRMQELQLQQAELALSKLEKDYQRFQTLLEGDATTPMTVEELQLNYEKTRTQAEQLRKQIHDCKIKAPVSGIVIRRNFDEGEYVNYGTPLGTIVDIEKLKMQVMVTENEVYRLTVNQEATITPDIFPDQHLRGKISFISASADPTQSFLVEIVLHNNPDKPLRGGTFAYVTFSDQDTAWVLQIPRKALAESIKNPYVYVVENNRALKRTVKVGREFGNYLEVLDGLQENEWVVTSGQINLNDQTPVNIVAEN; encoded by the coding sequence ATGAATAAGCACATTGTCGCAATACTCCTTCTGGCTGCGGTTGCCATCGGCATTGCCATGAAGCTTTACTCTAACAAGAAAATTCTGAACGAAAAGAAAAACCCGCCCTCTTCCACTCTTCTTATAAACGTAACTGCCGAACCGGTTTTAAAAAAACCTGCCTCCGGGCAATTAAAAAAAAGCGGTGTGCTGAAGGCCTTTAAAGAAGTGGATATCTCCTCTACCGCTGCCGGAAAAATAGAAGCCATAGACTTTGAGCCTGGCATGCGCGTAAAGGAAGGACAAATCATAGCACATATTGATTGTCGCATGCAGGAGTTGCAGCTGCAGCAGGCTGAGCTCGCTCTATCCAAGCTGGAAAAAGACTATCAACGTTTCCAAACCCTTCTTGAAGGAGATGCAACCACGCCCATGACCGTTGAAGAGCTGCAGCTGAATTATGAAAAAACCCGCACACAGGCTGAGCAACTACGCAAGCAAATCCATGATTGCAAAATAAAGGCACCTGTCAGCGGCATTGTTATCAGACGCAATTTTGACGAAGGGGAATATGTAAACTATGGCACTCCGTTGGGCACCATCGTGGATATTGAAAAACTTAAAATGCAGGTGATGGTAACCGAAAATGAAGTGTATCGTCTTACGGTTAATCAGGAAGCTACCATCACACCAGATATATTCCCTGACCAGCACCTGCGTGGAAAAATATCGTTCATAAGCGCATCAGCCGACCCCACGCAAAGTTTTCTGGTGGAAATTGTGCTGCATAACAACCCGGATAAACCTCTGCGGGGAGGCACATTTGCATATGTAACTTTTTCAGACCAGGACACGGCCTGGGTTTTACAGATTCCGCGTAAAGCCCTCGCTGAAAGTATTAAAAATCCTTATGTCTATGTAGTGGAAAACAATCGTGCCCTGAAAAGAACGGTAAAAGTCGGAAGAGAATTTGGTAATTATCTGGAAGTGCTGGATGGTTTGCAGGAAAACGAATGGGTTGTTACCAGCGGACAAATCAACCTGAACGACCAAACCCCGGTTAACATCGTTGCTGAAAATTAG
- a CDS encoding multidrug ABC transporter, whose product MSITEVAIKRPLLISVVFGSLILFGILSFSKLNYNLLPKFEVNIITVFTVYPGASASEVENAVTKKIEDALASLEGLDKIFSSSQEAVSIVQLQLDAKTPVDRAQQNAQRKIDALLSQLPEGINTPVISKFSSDEVPVLRIGAYANIEAAELYDLINDKIKPQLANVAGVGEINLIGGLKREIKIYLDRDKLRLYRIPIAWVPQAIDYANKSFPAGKIENNQSQYPLRFDANIQTLEQLQNLALRTNPDGSKVLLKDVAELVDDTQDPATLNRVNGKPSIGLEIFKQTDANAVEVSHLVQERLNELEKLFAPYDLKFRVAVNQSDYTLASARAVGVDLVLAIFIVSLVMLAFLHSIRSSTFVLVALPTSMIPTFIGMYLFGFSLNLMTLMALSLVVGILVDDSIVVLENIYRHMEMGKDRRRAAIEGRLEIGFTALAITLVDVVVFFPMALASGLIGNILREFSMVVVFSTLLSLLVSFTVTPMLAARFGRLEHLSSANWWSRLHMQIEHFLFFLKVEYGKILLWALAHKKWVFGVIALLLAGSFTLPFTGFIGQAFIATGDRGELSIKLETSPQTPLSETNRIALQVEQLLLSRPEVKNVFSSIGYSSTSAGNLVANNNIAELTVKLVDKNQRALSAEAFGEEMKREIAKIPGVRASIHQFHITGQIADAAIQVGIKGTDMDSIRKAANIVKSVVMSVPGTQDVEFSVKDPKPQIDIRIHREKMAQYGISAAEVGNTVRIAFLGNDQVKFRQGGNEYTIRIILDKFDKHNPDDVRRLPFVNMQGQTFELGQFASVNENIGESTLERIDRLNAIKVNAAVVGRPTGTVGADIRELLADKKLPDGVSIEYLGDLQRQDEAFRSLGIALALGFILVYLIMVALYESVLYPFVVLFSIPVAFIGALLALALTMEDFTIFSLVGTIMLLGLVSKNAILIVDFANHIKQHTNTITEALVEAGKERLRPILMTTVAMILGMLPIALAKGSGAEIKNGMAWVLIGGLTSSMIFTLFIVPCVYLVMENLKNRFSSGKK is encoded by the coding sequence ATGTCTATCACTGAAGTTGCCATTAAGCGCCCCCTGCTGATTTCAGTAGTTTTCGGCTCCTTGATTTTATTCGGCATACTAAGCTTCAGCAAGTTAAACTATAACCTGCTGCCAAAATTTGAGGTCAACATCATCACAGTATTTACCGTTTACCCCGGAGCTTCAGCCAGTGAAGTAGAAAATGCGGTAACCAAAAAAATTGAAGATGCTCTGGCTTCTCTGGAAGGATTGGACAAAATCTTTTCTTCATCCCAGGAGGCAGTATCTATTGTGCAGCTTCAACTGGATGCCAAAACCCCTGTTGACCGTGCCCAGCAAAATGCACAAAGAAAAATAGACGCGCTCCTGTCTCAACTTCCGGAGGGAATCAACACCCCTGTAATCAGTAAATTTTCATCCGATGAGGTGCCGGTATTGCGCATCGGGGCCTATGCTAATATAGAGGCTGCTGAACTATATGACCTGATAAATGACAAAATAAAGCCACAACTTGCCAATGTTGCCGGAGTAGGAGAAATCAATCTCATAGGAGGGCTGAAAAGGGAAATCAAAATTTATCTTGACCGCGACAAGCTTCGGCTTTACCGCATACCCATTGCCTGGGTGCCCCAGGCAATTGATTATGCCAATAAATCTTTTCCTGCCGGAAAAATTGAAAATAACCAAAGCCAATATCCTCTACGCTTTGATGCCAACATTCAAACGCTTGAGCAACTGCAAAACCTGGCGCTCAGGACCAACCCCGATGGCAGCAAGGTGCTACTCAAAGATGTAGCCGAGCTGGTTGATGACACACAGGATCCGGCTACCCTCAACCGGGTGAATGGTAAGCCCTCTATCGGTCTGGAAATTTTTAAGCAAACGGATGCCAATGCGGTGGAAGTAAGTCATCTGGTGCAGGAACGTCTGAATGAACTGGAAAAATTATTTGCCCCTTACGATCTGAAATTCCGTGTGGCGGTGAATCAGTCCGATTATACCTTGGCCTCTGCACGGGCTGTGGGTGTAGATCTTGTGTTGGCTATATTCATCGTTTCCCTCGTAATGCTGGCTTTCCTGCACAGCATCCGGAGCTCCACATTCGTTCTGGTGGCCCTGCCAACTTCCATGATTCCCACATTCATCGGTATGTATCTGTTCGGGTTTTCACTAAACCTGATGACACTTATGGCCCTTTCACTGGTGGTGGGTATTCTGGTAGATGACAGTATCGTGGTACTGGAAAATATTTATCGCCACATGGAAATGGGTAAAGACCGCAGGCGTGCTGCTATTGAAGGCAGGTTGGAAATCGGATTCACGGCTTTGGCCATCACCCTGGTGGATGTCGTGGTATTCTTTCCCATGGCGCTGGCCTCCGGGCTGATTGGTAATATCCTGCGGGAGTTTTCTATGGTAGTAGTTTTTTCCACGCTTCTCAGCCTGCTGGTCTCTTTCACCGTTACTCCTATGCTGGCAGCCCGTTTCGGACGGCTTGAGCATCTTTCTTCCGCCAACTGGTGGAGCCGCCTGCATATGCAGATAGAGCATTTCCTTTTCTTTTTGAAAGTGGAATACGGAAAAATCCTGCTATGGGCACTTGCACACAAAAAATGGGTTTTCGGAGTTATTGCGCTGCTGCTTGCAGGTTCGTTTACGCTGCCTTTTACCGGTTTTATAGGCCAGGCATTTATAGCCACTGGTGACCGTGGTGAGCTCAGTATAAAACTGGAAACTTCACCTCAGACCCCGCTCAGCGAAACCAATCGGATTGCCTTGCAGGTAGAACAACTCCTGTTGAGCCGCCCTGAAGTTAAAAATGTCTTCAGCAGCATTGGTTATTCCAGCACCTCTGCAGGCAATCTGGTGGCCAATAATAATATTGCTGAGCTTACTGTAAAGCTTGTGGATAAAAATCAGCGCGCACTCAGTGCAGAAGCTTTTGGTGAGGAGATGAAAAGAGAAATTGCTAAGATCCCTGGCGTAAGGGCCAGTATTCATCAGTTTCATATCACAGGTCAGATAGCCGATGCAGCCATTCAGGTTGGCATTAAAGGAACCGATATGGATAGCATCCGAAAGGCAGCAAACATTGTAAAATCCGTAGTGATGAGCGTTCCGGGCACACAGGATGTAGAATTTTCAGTCAAAGACCCTAAACCGCAAATTGATATTCGCATCCATAGAGAAAAAATGGCTCAGTACGGTATTAGTGCGGCTGAGGTCGGCAATACCGTAAGGATTGCATTCTTAGGAAACGATCAGGTGAAATTCCGCCAGGGCGGAAATGAATACACCATCCGCATCATACTGGATAAGTTTGACAAGCATAATCCCGATGATGTCAGGCGGCTACCGTTTGTCAACATGCAGGGGCAAACATTTGAGTTGGGACAGTTTGCATCTGTAAATGAAAATATAGGAGAGAGCACACTGGAGCGTATTGACCGATTGAACGCCATCAAAGTAAATGCAGCAGTAGTAGGCAGGCCAACAGGAACAGTAGGTGCGGATATTCGTGAGTTGTTGGCTGACAAAAAGCTGCCCGATGGCGTAAGTATTGAATATCTGGGCGACCTGCAACGACAAGATGAGGCTTTCAGAAGTTTAGGTATTGCTCTTGCTTTGGGTTTTATTTTGGTTTACCTCATCATGGTCGCATTATATGAAAGTGTTTTATATCCTTTTGTCGTTTTGTTTTCTATTCCGGTAGCGTTTATAGGTGCGCTGCTTGCCCTTGCGCTGACCATGGAAGATTTTACTATTTTTTCCCTGGTAGGTACTATTATGTTGCTGGGACTGGTTTCCAAAAATGCCATTCTGATTGTGGACTTTGCCAATCACATAAAGCAACATACAAACACCATCACTGAAGCACTGGTAGAAGCCGGAAAGGAACGCCTGCGCCCCATTCTTATGACCACTGTAGCCATGATTTTAGGCATGCTGCCTATCGCTCTGGCAAAAGGCTCCGGGGCTGAAATAAAAAACGGAATGGCCTGGGTGCTGATAGGCGGATTAACCAGCTCCATGATTTTTACCCTCTTTATAGTGCCCTGTGTTTATTTGGTTATGGAAAATCTGAAAAACAGATTTTCTTCGGGTAAAAAGTAA